From a single Rhodococcus qingshengii JCM 15477 genomic region:
- a CDS encoding acyl-CoA dehydrogenase family protein, translating to MTTPQSLSELFAIDTLLDAEEIAIRDTVRKMVDDRIRPHVGEWFEAAALPARELAKELGALGVLGMHLEGYGCAGMSATAYGLACQELEAVDSGIRSLVSVQGSLAMFAIHHNGSEEQKEEWLPRMAAGEAIGCFGLTEPDFGSNPGGMRTNAKRDGDDWILNGTKMWITNGSIADVAVVWARTDDGVRGFVVPTDTPGFSAPEIKNKMSLRASVTSELVLEDVRLPASAMLPKARGLSGPLGCLNEARFGIIFGAMGAARDCLETAISYARDRKVFDKSLAAYQITQAKIADMAVELGKGQLLAIHLGRLKDAGTVRPEQVSTGKLNNVREAIKIARECRTILGANGITLEYPVIRHANNLESVLTYEGTSEVHQLVIGRALTGEEAFR from the coding sequence GTGACCACGCCGCAGTCCCTGTCCGAGCTTTTTGCCATCGACACCCTGCTGGACGCCGAGGAGATCGCGATCCGCGACACGGTCCGCAAGATGGTCGACGATCGCATTCGCCCGCACGTAGGTGAATGGTTCGAAGCGGCAGCACTGCCGGCTCGTGAGCTGGCCAAGGAACTGGGCGCGCTCGGCGTACTGGGCATGCACCTCGAGGGCTACGGCTGTGCCGGGATGAGCGCCACGGCGTACGGGTTGGCCTGCCAGGAACTCGAAGCTGTCGATTCGGGCATTCGCAGCCTCGTCTCGGTCCAGGGCTCGCTCGCCATGTTCGCGATCCACCACAACGGAAGTGAAGAGCAGAAGGAAGAATGGCTCCCGCGAATGGCGGCGGGTGAAGCCATCGGCTGCTTCGGTCTCACGGAACCCGATTTCGGATCCAACCCCGGCGGTATGCGAACCAACGCCAAGCGCGACGGCGACGACTGGATCCTCAACGGCACCAAGATGTGGATCACCAACGGCTCCATCGCGGACGTCGCCGTGGTCTGGGCTCGAACCGACGACGGCGTGCGCGGATTTGTCGTTCCCACCGACACTCCGGGATTCTCCGCCCCCGAGATCAAGAACAAGATGTCGCTCCGGGCGTCGGTCACCTCGGAACTGGTGCTCGAGGACGTGCGTCTGCCTGCCTCGGCGATGCTGCCCAAGGCTCGCGGACTGTCCGGCCCGCTCGGCTGCCTCAACGAGGCACGCTTCGGCATCATCTTCGGGGCAATGGGTGCAGCACGTGACTGCCTCGAGACTGCGATCTCATATGCACGTGATCGCAAGGTCTTCGACAAGTCGCTCGCCGCGTATCAGATCACCCAGGCCAAGATCGCCGACATGGCAGTCGAATTGGGCAAGGGGCAGTTGCTCGCCATCCACCTCGGGCGCCTCAAGGACGCCGGGACGGTTCGCCCCGAGCAGGTCAGCACCGGCAAGCTCAACAATGTCCGCGAGGCCATCAAGATCGCCCGTGAATGCCGAACCATTCTGGGCGCCAACGGCATCACGCTCGAGTACCCCGTGATCCGGCACGCCAACAACCTCGAATCCGTTCTCACCTACGAGGGCACGTCCGAGGTTCACCAGCTCGTGATCGGCCGCGCTCTCACCGGTGAAGAAGCTTTCCGGTGA
- a CDS encoding LacI family DNA-binding transcriptional regulator, giving the protein MTPDPSNRSNGRPPTLREIADQAGVHISTASRVLRQPEPADGWSDSALRVRQVAEELGYQPNLWAASLRTRKTTTIGVVMPRLTDVVVATMFQGIEEAATAAGYSVLLSSPPDDLEAQRKAVEFLVSRQVDGLMLSSIHLPGTDFVDSLPLRSLPILLLNRHIDSATSSVNRSLPFVSGDDRLGGYLAGKHLLDCGYRDLGVIAGPDHASTSRERVAGFRDALAEAGLELPPNRIVASEFEVQGGVDAAATLLSGNTRPDAVFTVSDTIAIGVLGVARDLGLSIPDDLALVGYNDIPVVSQLPVPLTTVRSPARKIGATGLEHLLALISGKNVESVKLPVELIARASTRKPASHKL; this is encoded by the coding sequence ATGACGCCCGATCCGTCGAACCGCAGCAACGGCCGTCCGCCGACGCTGCGCGAAATCGCCGACCAGGCCGGGGTCCACATCTCGACGGCGTCGCGGGTCCTCCGTCAGCCCGAGCCCGCCGACGGTTGGTCCGACTCCGCACTCCGAGTTCGTCAGGTTGCCGAGGAACTCGGTTACCAACCGAACCTGTGGGCGGCCAGCCTGCGTACCCGCAAGACCACCACTATCGGCGTCGTGATGCCGAGACTGACAGACGTTGTAGTGGCCACCATGTTCCAAGGCATCGAGGAAGCCGCCACCGCAGCCGGGTACTCCGTCTTGCTCTCCAGCCCGCCCGACGATCTGGAAGCGCAACGCAAAGCGGTCGAGTTCCTGGTGAGCCGACAGGTCGACGGTCTCATGCTGAGCAGCATCCACCTGCCGGGTACCGATTTCGTCGACTCGCTCCCCCTGCGCTCACTGCCGATCCTGCTGCTGAACCGGCACATCGACTCGGCGACGTCATCCGTCAACCGAAGCCTTCCCTTTGTCAGCGGCGACGACCGCCTCGGCGGCTACCTCGCGGGGAAGCATCTACTGGACTGCGGCTATCGCGATCTCGGAGTGATCGCGGGGCCGGATCACGCCAGCACGTCGCGGGAACGCGTCGCGGGTTTCCGCGATGCCCTGGCCGAAGCCGGTCTGGAACTGCCGCCGAACCGAATAGTGGCCTCCGAGTTCGAAGTTCAAGGGGGTGTCGATGCGGCTGCCACACTGCTCAGCGGGAACACGCGCCCTGACGCCGTTTTCACGGTGAGCGACACCATCGCGATCGGCGTACTCGGTGTGGCCCGTGATCTCGGGTTGAGCATTCCCGACGATCTTGCGTTGGTCGGCTACAACGACATTCCGGTTGTCTCCCAACTCCCGGTGCCCCTGACGACGGTCAGGTCCCCCGCCCGAAAGATCGGTGCGACCGGGCTCGAGCACCTACTCGCACTGATCTCCGGCAAGAACGTCGAATCCGTGAAGCTTCCCGTCGAACTGATCGCGCGAGCCTCCACCAGAAAGCCTGCCAGTCACAAACTCTGA
- a CDS encoding SRPBCC family protein, with protein sequence MSAQPYQPSALSDVTVSVDGDDTVVSFPRVLPYSVEKMWEAITDPEMLAQWTPYTADRNLSRTGDAVITMLTEDGAPEMSLPVTVHVVETTRRLEHEWGPDELVWDLTPIEGGTRVVLTQRSRAEGMASALAAGWHLCFDVLDALLAGEPFGPIVGERAREYGWDALNSGYARQLGIDESQVW encoded by the coding sequence ATGAGTGCCCAGCCGTATCAGCCCAGTGCCCTGTCCGACGTCACGGTGAGCGTCGACGGTGACGACACAGTCGTCAGCTTTCCTCGGGTGCTGCCGTATTCCGTCGAGAAGATGTGGGAGGCGATCACCGACCCGGAGATGTTGGCGCAATGGACGCCGTACACCGCCGATCGGAATCTGAGCCGTACCGGTGATGCGGTGATCACCATGCTCACCGAGGACGGCGCCCCCGAAATGTCGCTGCCGGTCACCGTTCACGTCGTGGAGACCACTCGGCGGCTCGAACACGAGTGGGGCCCGGACGAATTGGTGTGGGACCTGACCCCGATCGAAGGCGGTACCCGCGTCGTGCTGACGCAGAGGTCGCGCGCCGAGGGGATGGCGTCGGCGCTCGCTGCGGGGTGGCATCTGTGCTTCGACGTACTCGATGCCCTTCTGGCAGGCGAGCCCTTCGGGCCGATCGTGGGTGAACGGGCGCGCGAGTACGGCTGGGACGCACTCAACTCCGGTTACGCGCGACAGTTGGGCATCGACGAATCTCAGGTCTGGTAG